A single region of the Pseudomonadota bacterium genome encodes:
- a CDS encoding class I SAM-dependent methyltransferase, with translation MLCAVSFRYFQEHLKHSPYNYLEIGIYNGDGPCLLAKEFPNKTIYTIDPFIEDGHTTQISGVQRNEKLSRQKTNFLSHKAALTNIVHFEMTSFDFLQSIKGKQEEIDKMNIGNVLIDGSHHYEDILIDIELVRLLTHRHETHIIFDDYNDKHYDVKRAVNYFRANYAIKKETPLHDGTFLLMETKWPLLKMI, from the coding sequence ATGTTGTGTGCCGTTTCTTTTCGCTATTTTCAAGAACACTTGAAACATAGCCCTTATAACTATTTAGAAATCGGCATTTATAATGGCGATGGTCCTTGTCTATTGGCTAAAGAGTTCCCAAATAAGACAATCTATACTATTGATCCTTTTATTGAGGATGGACACACAACACAAATAAGCGGCGTACAACGAAATGAAAAACTTTCCCGTCAAAAAACAAACTTTTTGTCTCACAAGGCCGCTTTAACAAACATTGTTCATTTTGAAATGACCTCATTTGATTTTTTACAATCAATTAAAGGAAAACAAGAGGAAATAGACAAAATGAACATTGGCAATGTTCTTATTGACGGCTCTCATCATTATGAAGATATTTTAATTGATATTGAATTAGTAAGGCTGCTTACACATAGGCATGAAACACATATTATATTTGATGATTACAATGACAAACATTATGATGTCAAAAGGGCTGTAAATTATTTTAGGGCAAACTATGCGATCAAAAAAGAAACGCCTCTTCATGACGGAACGTTTCTTCTTATGGAAACAAAATGGCCGCTACTCAAAATGATATAA
- a CDS encoding phosphoribosyltransferase domain-containing protein yields MDKLYVSQKEIDQAIDNLLYQIRQSEQHYKYVVGIRNGGVNVSEPIAKALGLPHKSVGISCYGDSKVLHEPIISDDFQWEPDGLLVDDLIDSGRSVIAFKAHFGEADVAVVFWKEGTIIPDYYVYKKPHHWVVFPWEVE; encoded by the coding sequence ATGGACAAGTTATATGTTAGCCAAAAAGAAATAGATCAGGCTATTGATAATCTTCTCTATCAAATTCGCCAATCTGAACAACACTACAAATATGTAGTGGGCATTCGCAACGGCGGCGTTAATGTTAGCGAACCAATTGCCAAAGCATTGGGGTTGCCACATAAAAGCGTAGGCATTAGTTGCTATGGCGATTCTAAGGTTTTGCACGAACCGATCATCAGTGATGATTTTCAGTGGGAGCCAGACGGATTGTTAGTAGATGATCTGATTGATTCGGGGCGTAGTGTCATTGCCTTTAAGGCTCATTTTGGCGAAGCAGATGTAGCTGTTGTCTTTTGGAAAGAGGGAACGATAATTCCTGATTATTATGTGTATAAAAAGCCACATCATTGGGTGGTATTTCCTTGGGAGGTGGAGTAA
- a CDS encoding transposase family protein yields the protein MKIRIGFVSNSSSMSFIVAVKKRGKCPHCGQKPDTLLDLVERGGYETFLHAKGQDDVLAYMKREMEEYFEDNDGEDNTEEVIQKVKELSKNTDFDVACINISQNDDYLQGFMDEEEKKGNVVTIYA from the coding sequence ATGAAAATTCGCATAGGTTTTGTGTCTAATAGCAGCAGCATGAGTTTCATTGTTGCGGTCAAAAAGAGGGGAAAATGTCCACATTGTGGGCAAAAGCCGGATACTTTGCTCGACCTTGTTGAGCGTGGTGGTTATGAAACATTTCTGCACGCCAAGGGACAAGATGATGTTCTTGCCTATATGAAGAGAGAAATGGAAGAATATTTTGAGGATAATGATGGCGAAGACAACACAGAAGAAGTAATCCAGAAGGTGAAGGAACTCTCAAAAAACACCGACTTTGATGTGGCGTGCATCAACATCAGTCAGAACGATGATTATCTTCAAGGTTTTATGGACGAAGAAGAGAAAAAAGGCAACGTAGTAACAATTTACGCATAA
- a CDS encoding NAD-dependent epimerase/dehydratase family protein: MRCLVTGGGGFIGGNLAKRLLDEGHEVTVTAMGGETIDPRAKVTYCGLRGIDRFATSDKDVVFHQAANNDTLCQDEVEMMRINYEDSVYLLTRASEWGVKKFIYASSCAVYGSSPAPYVEGITEENPLNAYGRSKLRFDQYDFFKRLPTDLRKNVIGLRYSNVYGPGEDHKGHRMSMIGQMIRKVMKGQPIKLFKWGLQRRDWVYIDDVVNANMLAMQSDASGIFNIGCGCAYKFIEVLSAIAKETYSVIEPEFIDCPFADAYQDYTECCIEKAKAAFGYVPEYDLYQGIKKYLMALRNR; encoded by the coding sequence ATGAGGTGTTTAGTTACAGGTGGTGGTGGCTTTATTGGCGGCAATCTCGCCAAAAGACTTCTCGATGAAGGTCATGAAGTCACTGTAACCGCTATGGGTGGCGAAACCATCGACCCCAGAGCTAAAGTTACATATTGTGGGCTTCGTGGAATTGATCGGTTTGCTACCAGCGACAAGGATGTTGTTTTTCATCAGGCGGCAAACAACGATACGTTATGCCAAGATGAAGTCGAAATGATGAGAATCAATTACGAAGATTCTGTATATTTACTCACGAGAGCCAGTGAATGGGGTGTCAAGAAATTTATTTATGCAAGTTCTTGTGCTGTCTATGGAAGCTCCCCAGCACCATATGTTGAAGGCATAACCGAAGAGAATCCTCTTAATGCATATGGAAGATCAAAGCTAAGATTTGACCAATATGATTTCTTCAAAAGGCTTCCCACTGATTTAAGGAAAAATGTGATTGGTCTTCGTTATTCAAATGTCTATGGTCCTGGCGAAGATCATAAGGGCCACAGGATGAGTATGATTGGACAAATGATTCGCAAAGTCATGAAAGGACAGCCAATCAAGCTTTTCAAATGGGGATTGCAGCGGCGAGACTGGGTTTATATTGATGATGTGGTAAATGCCAATATGCTGGCAATGCAGTCGGATGCGAGTGGTATTTTCAACATAGGTTGTGGTTGTGCATACAAATTTATTGAAGTTTTAAGTGCGATAGCCAAGGAAACTTATAGTGTGATAGAGCCTGAATTTATTGACTGTCCATTTGCTGACGCATATCAGGATTATACGGAATGTTGTATTGAGAAGGCCAAGGCAGCATTTGGTTATGTTCCTGAATATGATTTATACCAAGGTATCAAAAAGTATTTGATGGCTTTGCGGAATAGATAG